The Flexivirga oryzae genome has a segment encoding these proteins:
- a CDS encoding AAA family ATPase has translation MPGITISSAYGAGGGVVAPRVAERLGFAMLDRAISAQIAQDLQVSLDEAQEGERKLSFADRFFRNLAPLADTIAGGAAIAAADGAAAQEFRADANRIMCEALAKGAVILGRGGAAAMQSRTDVLRIRLYGAPEERIQAAVKFGVVGAEAAEENLPKVDAARAKYVQHLYGRDIDDPALYHLQLNTPRLELDQCVDIILAAYQAFTAAQQPTEHA, from the coding sequence ATGCCAGGGATCACCATTTCGTCCGCCTACGGCGCCGGGGGTGGTGTGGTCGCCCCGCGAGTCGCCGAACGCCTCGGTTTCGCCATGCTCGACCGGGCCATCAGCGCCCAGATCGCCCAGGATCTGCAGGTGTCCCTCGACGAAGCACAGGAGGGCGAACGCAAACTGAGCTTTGCCGACCGCTTCTTCCGCAACCTCGCGCCGCTCGCCGACACCATTGCCGGTGGCGCCGCGATCGCCGCTGCCGACGGCGCCGCGGCACAGGAGTTCCGCGCGGACGCCAACCGCATCATGTGCGAAGCGCTGGCGAAGGGGGCCGTCATCCTCGGCCGCGGTGGGGCTGCCGCGATGCAGAGTCGCACCGACGTCCTGCGGATCCGTCTGTATGGCGCCCCCGAGGAGCGGATCCAGGCCGCGGTGAAGTTCGGCGTCGTCGGCGCGGAGGCCGCCGAGGAGAACCTCCCGAAGGTGGACGCGGCCCGGGCGAAATACGTCCAGCACCTCTACGGACGGGACATCGACGACCCGGCGCTCTACCACCTGCAGCTCAACACCCCGCGGCTGGAGCTGGACCAGTGCGTGGACATCATTCTCGCGGCATACCAGGCGTTCACGGCTGCGCAGCAGCCGACCGAGCACGCCTGA
- the ligA gene encoding NAD-dependent DNA ligase LigA has protein sequence MAAVTETDGIPTDIRHEWTELADEVRGHQFAYHVRDAPTVSDGEYDRLVRRLNEIEDAHPALRTPDSPTQQVGGAIFNTDFTAVKHAERMLSLDNVFSAEELAAWVARVQREAGDQSLHFLCELKIDGLAINLTYENGRLVRGVTRGDGTTGEDVTSNVRTVQGIPHKLTGEDVPELVEVRGEIFMSMSDFEQLNASLVEAGKPPFANPRNTAAGSLRQKDPRVTASRALRMLVHGIGARRGLDIQRQSQAYELLHAWGLPTSTHYKVVRAPEQVQEYVEWAGANRHSVEHELDGVVVKVDEVPVQRALGATSRAPRWAIAYKYPPEEVNTKLLDIEVNVGRTGRVTPFGVMEPVVVAGSTVANATLHNASEVKRKGVLIGDTVVLRKAGDVIPEILGPVVDLRDGSEREFEMPTHCPSCGTLLAYEKDGDKDIRCPNSRSCPSQLRERLFGLAGRGAFDIEALGWEGAVALLESGVLTDESTLFGLTRERLITVPLYTRAAKKTDPEDVVVDGKVLSANGVRLLDNLAKAKEQPLWRVIVGLSIRHVGPTAARALATEFGSIEAIRAASVEDLAAADGVGGVIAQAVTDWFTVDWHREIVEQWAADGVRMADERDESIPQTLTGLTVVVTGSLERFTRDSAKEEIIAHGGKAAGSVSKKTSYVVLGANAGSKADKAEQLGVPTLDEEGFEALLANGPEQSDPEPPPADSLELPAR, from the coding sequence ATGGCAGCCGTGACCGAGACCGACGGCATCCCGACAGACATCCGGCACGAGTGGACCGAGCTCGCCGACGAGGTGCGGGGGCACCAGTTCGCTTACCACGTGCGCGACGCGCCCACGGTCAGCGATGGCGAATACGACCGGCTGGTGCGCCGGCTCAACGAGATCGAGGACGCCCACCCCGCGTTGCGGACGCCGGACAGCCCGACCCAGCAGGTGGGCGGCGCGATCTTCAACACCGACTTCACCGCGGTCAAGCACGCCGAGCGGATGCTCAGCCTCGACAACGTCTTCAGCGCCGAGGAGCTGGCGGCCTGGGTCGCGCGCGTGCAGCGGGAGGCCGGCGACCAGTCCTTGCACTTCCTGTGCGAGCTGAAGATCGACGGCCTGGCGATCAACCTCACGTACGAGAACGGCCGGCTGGTGCGCGGTGTGACCCGCGGCGACGGCACCACGGGGGAGGACGTGACCTCCAATGTCCGCACGGTCCAAGGCATTCCGCACAAGCTGACCGGGGAGGACGTGCCCGAGCTGGTCGAGGTGCGCGGCGAGATCTTCATGAGCATGTCGGACTTCGAGCAGCTCAACGCCTCCCTGGTCGAGGCCGGCAAACCACCGTTCGCCAACCCGCGCAACACCGCCGCCGGTTCACTGCGGCAGAAGGACCCGCGGGTGACCGCGAGTCGCGCGCTGCGGATGCTGGTGCACGGCATCGGCGCGCGTCGTGGGCTGGACATCCAGCGTCAGTCGCAGGCCTACGAGCTGCTGCACGCGTGGGGGCTGCCGACGTCCACGCACTACAAGGTGGTGCGCGCCCCCGAGCAGGTGCAGGAGTATGTCGAATGGGCCGGAGCCAACCGGCACTCGGTGGAGCACGAGCTGGACGGCGTCGTCGTCAAGGTCGACGAGGTGCCGGTGCAGCGTGCCCTCGGTGCGACGTCGCGCGCCCCGCGCTGGGCGATCGCGTACAAGTACCCGCCGGAGGAGGTCAACACCAAGCTGCTCGACATTGAGGTCAACGTCGGGCGCACCGGGCGGGTCACCCCGTTCGGGGTGATGGAGCCCGTCGTGGTCGCCGGATCCACGGTCGCGAACGCCACGCTGCACAACGCATCCGAGGTGAAGCGCAAGGGTGTCCTGATCGGCGACACCGTGGTGCTGCGCAAGGCCGGTGACGTCATACCCGAGATCCTCGGGCCGGTCGTCGACCTGCGCGACGGCAGCGAGCGGGAGTTCGAGATGCCGACGCACTGCCCGTCGTGCGGCACGCTGCTGGCCTACGAGAAGGACGGTGACAAGGACATCCGCTGTCCCAACTCGCGTAGTTGCCCGTCGCAACTGCGTGAGCGACTCTTCGGACTGGCCGGTCGTGGCGCGTTCGACATCGAGGCGCTCGGTTGGGAGGGCGCGGTGGCCCTGCTCGAGTCGGGTGTGCTGACCGACGAGTCCACCCTCTTCGGGCTGACCCGCGAGCGGCTGATCACGGTGCCGCTCTACACCCGCGCGGCGAAGAAGACCGACCCGGAGGACGTCGTTGTCGACGGAAAGGTGTTGTCCGCCAACGGAGTTCGTCTTCTCGACAATCTCGCCAAGGCCAAGGAGCAGCCGCTCTGGCGGGTGATCGTGGGGCTGTCGATCCGGCACGTCGGCCCGACCGCCGCACGGGCGCTCGCGACCGAGTTCGGTTCGATCGAGGCGATCCGGGCGGCATCCGTCGAGGACCTGGCGGCCGCGGACGGCGTCGGCGGCGTGATCGCGCAGGCCGTCACCGACTGGTTCACCGTCGACTGGCACCGTGAGATCGTCGAGCAGTGGGCCGCCGACGGGGTCCGGATGGCCGACGAGCGTGACGAGTCGATCCCGCAGACGTTGACCGGTCTGACGGTCGTCGTGACCGGCTCGCTGGAGCGCTTCACGCGCGACTCGGCCAAGGAGGAGATCATCGCGCACGGCGGCAAGGCGGCGGGCTCGGTCTCCAAGAAGACCTCGTATGTCGTGCTCGGCGCCAACGCCGGCTCCAAGGCCGACAAGGCGGAGCAGCTCGGCGTCCCCACCCTCGACGAGGAGGGTTTCGAGGCGCTGCTGGCGAACGGGCCGGAGCAGTCTGATCCTGAACCGCCGCCCGCGGACTCCCTCGAGCTGCCTGCGCGGTAG
- a CDS encoding cysteine desulfurase family protein has product MPDQVYLDHAATTPTRPEVIAAIAEQLAVGGNASSLHTAGRAARRVVEESREAVAAALGCGPSEVIFTSGGTESDNLAIKGTWWSRHAADAQRRRLIVGTTEHHAVLDAVEHLVDHEGATVDWIEVDSVGRSDPAQVRALIERDPGSVALVSLMWANNEVGTVQPVAEVAAVAHEHGIPVHTDAVQAIGQVPVGFTASGADLLTASAHKFGGPQGTGVLLARRDVSLTPLTHGGGQERQLRSGTLDVAGIRGMALAATLAIGSLEQEQEKLSALRDKLIRGALDLGLDIEVTGAHQVGDVTTRLPGNAHLRVPGCDGDSLLYLLDAAGIECSTGSACQAGVPQPSHVLLAMGISEDDARGALRLTLGHTSTDADVAAFLDALPPAVERARRARSTTRSPASRSAAGTNAAGGSSR; this is encoded by the coding sequence GTGCCTGACCAGGTCTATCTCGACCACGCTGCGACGACGCCGACGCGTCCCGAAGTGATCGCGGCGATCGCCGAACAACTCGCCGTCGGAGGCAATGCGTCGTCGCTGCACACTGCCGGGCGAGCGGCCCGGCGGGTCGTGGAGGAGTCGCGGGAGGCCGTGGCGGCCGCCCTCGGCTGCGGTCCGTCCGAGGTGATCTTCACCTCCGGGGGCACCGAATCGGACAACCTGGCGATCAAGGGAACCTGGTGGAGCCGCCACGCCGCCGACGCGCAGCGCCGTCGGCTGATCGTCGGCACCACCGAGCACCACGCGGTGCTCGACGCCGTCGAACACCTCGTCGACCACGAGGGCGCCACCGTCGACTGGATCGAGGTCGACTCGGTCGGACGCAGCGATCCCGCGCAGGTCCGGGCGCTGATCGAGCGGGACCCCGGGTCCGTCGCGCTGGTGTCGCTGATGTGGGCCAACAACGAGGTCGGCACCGTCCAGCCGGTGGCCGAAGTCGCCGCGGTCGCGCACGAGCACGGCATACCCGTGCACACCGACGCCGTCCAGGCGATCGGTCAGGTGCCGGTCGGTTTCACCGCGTCGGGTGCCGATCTGCTGACCGCGAGCGCGCACAAGTTCGGCGGCCCGCAGGGCACCGGCGTGCTGCTCGCGCGTCGTGATGTGTCGTTGACCCCGCTGACCCACGGCGGTGGCCAGGAGCGCCAGTTGCGCAGTGGCACCCTGGACGTCGCCGGCATCAGGGGTATGGCGCTCGCGGCGACTCTCGCGATCGGGTCGCTCGAGCAGGAACAGGAGAAGCTGTCCGCGCTGCGCGACAAGCTGATTCGGGGAGCACTCGACCTGGGCCTGGACATCGAGGTGACCGGTGCGCACCAGGTCGGCGACGTGACCACCAGACTTCCCGGCAATGCCCACCTGCGGGTGCCCGGCTGTGACGGCGACTCGCTGCTCTACCTGCTGGACGCCGCCGGGATCGAGTGCTCGACCGGCTCCGCGTGCCAGGCCGGTGTGCCGCAACCGAGCCATGTGCTGCTCGCCATGGGCATCAGCGAGGACGACGCCCGCGGCGCGCTGCGGCTGACCCTGGGACACACCTCGACCGACGCGGACGTCGCAGCGTTCCTCGACGCGCTGCCGCCTGCGGTGGAGCGCGCTCGACGGGCCCGGTCGACCACCAGGAGCCCGGCGTCCCGCAGCGCTGCCGGCACGAACGCGGCGGGCGGGAGCAGCCGCTGA
- a CDS encoding DUF664 domain-containing protein: MPEEVPLDVVLVHVDRALTGMAATLRELGDDLANAETGLPGGNTAYQIVRHCCGVLEFWGGQVLADREITRDRPAEFTSSGSVDELILLLERQRDAFTQDLAGFDGSAPPRGPLRERDLDRDEVRTQGGVLIHVYEELSQHRGHLDITADIVRAR, encoded by the coding sequence ATGCCCGAAGAGGTTCCGCTGGACGTCGTGCTGGTGCACGTCGACCGTGCCCTGACCGGTATGGCGGCCACGCTGCGCGAGCTGGGTGACGACCTCGCCAACGCCGAGACGGGGCTGCCGGGAGGCAACACGGCATACCAGATCGTGCGGCACTGCTGCGGGGTCTTGGAGTTCTGGGGCGGTCAGGTGCTGGCCGATCGGGAGATCACGCGTGACCGTCCCGCCGAGTTCACCTCGTCCGGCTCCGTCGACGAGCTCATCCTGCTGCTGGAACGCCAGCGGGACGCCTTCACACAGGACCTCGCCGGGTTCGACGGTTCGGCGCCGCCACGCGGCCCGTTGCGTGAGCGGGACCTGGACCGGGACGAGGTGCGCACCCAGGGCGGTGTCCTGATCCACGTCTACGAGGAACTGTCCCAGCACCGCGGCCATCTGGACATCACCGCCGACATCGTGCGGGCTCGGTGA
- a CDS encoding methionine synthase, whose protein sequence is MSDEVSASGVGSLPGSDVRGATQSVRELYGEGGVPYLPELPARGPGADLVGRTAAQLVGLAVDLQPSGWRLTDGSGRDASRARSFLREDLDVLAEVYDGYTGPLKVQLCGPWTLAATLELPRGGRVAGDPGATRDIVQSLADTAVELLTSVQRLVPGASLVQQWDEPALPAVLAGRLPTASGFGRVPATDPSVVRDGLTHITEVVASHVDAQVLHCCAADVPLPLIRQVSALEPSLDVALVRTAQWDGLAELVESGRRIWAGIIPTNSTARHPRDHVEPFIEQWHRVGLETALFERLVVTPACGLAGAAPADAIRIGRLTVDAAHMLRDAVAE, encoded by the coding sequence GTGAGCGACGAGGTGTCGGCCAGTGGCGTCGGATCGCTGCCGGGCAGCGATGTGCGGGGTGCGACGCAGTCGGTGCGGGAGTTGTATGGCGAGGGCGGCGTCCCCTACCTCCCGGAGCTTCCCGCGCGGGGGCCGGGTGCGGACCTCGTCGGGCGCACGGCAGCGCAGCTGGTCGGCCTTGCCGTCGACCTGCAGCCGTCCGGCTGGCGGCTGACGGACGGGTCCGGCCGCGACGCGTCGCGCGCCCGGTCCTTCCTGCGCGAGGACCTGGACGTGCTCGCCGAGGTCTACGACGGTTACACCGGACCGCTCAAGGTCCAACTGTGCGGCCCGTGGACGCTGGCGGCGACCCTGGAGTTGCCGCGTGGCGGGCGAGTGGCGGGCGACCCCGGAGCGACCCGTGACATCGTCCAGTCGCTCGCGGACACCGCGGTCGAACTGTTGACGAGCGTGCAGCGTCTCGTGCCCGGCGCGAGCCTGGTGCAGCAGTGGGACGAGCCGGCGCTGCCGGCGGTGCTCGCCGGCCGGCTGCCGACTGCCTCCGGGTTCGGCCGGGTCCCGGCGACCGATCCGTCCGTCGTGCGTGACGGGCTCACCCACATCACCGAAGTCGTGGCGTCCCATGTCGATGCGCAGGTGCTGCACTGCTGTGCGGCGGACGTGCCGCTGCCGCTCATCCGCCAGGTGTCCGCGCTCGAGCCGTCACTCGATGTCGCGCTGGTCCGCACCGCGCAATGGGACGGTCTGGCGGAACTGGTCGAGTCGGGCCGGCGGATCTGGGCCGGGATCATCCCGACGAACTCGACCGCGCGCCACCCCCGGGACCACGTGGAGCCGTTCATCGAGCAGTGGCACCGGGTCGGGCTGGAAACCGCGCTGTTCGAGCGGCTGGTCGTGACACCCGCGTGCGGCTTGGCGGGCGCCGCACCCGCTGACGCCATACGCATCGGCCGGCTGACCGTCGACGCCGCACACATGTTGCGCGACGCAGTCGCCGAGTGA
- the mnmA gene encoding tRNA 2-thiouridine(34) synthase MnmA — translation MRVVAAMSGGVDSAVAAARMVDAGHEVVGVHLALSQSAATLRESARGCCTIEDAGDARRVADKVGIPFYVWDMAQRFKEDVVEDFVAEYTAGRTPNPCLRCNERIKFAALLDKALALGFDAVATGHYAQIVDGRQGRELHRAVDMAKDQSYVLGVLDADQLARSFFPLGDTTKPQIREEAAARGFSVAKKPDSHDICFIADGDTKGWLTRRLGEQPGDIVDTDGTVVGHHEGAFAYTVGQRRGLGLKVPREDGAKRYVVDVQPSSNTVVVGTEDLLGIDLVVGEHARWCGEAPVGELRVGAQLRAHGEEFAATAVAEGERVTVRLDARARGVAPGQSVVLYDGTRVVGSATITATDRRRSASG, via the coding sequence ATGCGGGTCGTCGCAGCGATGAGCGGCGGCGTCGACTCCGCGGTCGCCGCCGCCCGGATGGTCGACGCCGGTCACGAGGTGGTCGGTGTGCACCTCGCGCTGTCCCAATCCGCCGCAACGCTGCGCGAATCCGCTCGTGGCTGCTGCACCATCGAGGACGCGGGCGACGCCCGCCGGGTCGCCGACAAGGTCGGCATACCCTTCTACGTCTGGGACATGGCGCAGCGGTTCAAGGAGGACGTGGTCGAGGACTTCGTCGCCGAGTACACCGCCGGCCGCACACCCAACCCGTGCCTGCGATGCAACGAGCGGATCAAGTTCGCCGCCCTGCTCGACAAGGCGCTCGCGCTCGGCTTCGATGCGGTCGCCACGGGGCACTACGCCCAGATCGTCGACGGCCGGCAGGGCCGGGAGCTGCACCGGGCGGTCGACATGGCCAAGGATCAGTCCTACGTCCTGGGGGTCCTGGACGCCGACCAGCTCGCGCGTTCCTTCTTCCCGCTCGGCGACACGACCAAGCCGCAGATCCGCGAGGAGGCCGCCGCCCGGGGTTTCTCGGTCGCCAAGAAGCCCGACAGTCACGACATCTGCTTCATCGCCGACGGGGACACCAAGGGCTGGCTGACCCGCCGGCTGGGCGAGCAGCCGGGCGACATCGTCGACACCGACGGAACGGTCGTGGGCCACCACGAGGGGGCGTTCGCCTACACCGTCGGCCAGCGACGCGGGCTGGGCCTGAAGGTCCCGCGGGAGGACGGCGCCAAGCGTTACGTCGTCGACGTGCAGCCGAGCAGCAACACCGTGGTCGTCGGCACCGAGGACCTGCTGGGCATCGACCTCGTCGTCGGGGAGCACGCCCGCTGGTGCGGGGAGGCACCGGTCGGGGAGCTGCGTGTCGGCGCCCAACTGCGTGCGCACGGAGAGGAGTTCGCCGCCACCGCGGTCGCGGAGGGCGAGCGTGTCACCGTCCGGCTCGATGCGCGGGCGCGCGGTGTCGCACCGGGACAGTCCGTGGTGCTGTATGACGGCACACGGGTCGTCGGGTCCGCGACCATCACGGCGACGGACCGCAGGCGATCCGCGTCCGGGTGA
- the gatC gene encoding Asp-tRNA(Asn)/Glu-tRNA(Gln) amidotransferase subunit GatC produces the protein MSALSRDEVAHVAMLARIQLTDAELDRLAGQLDQIVGFVATVGEIAADDTPPMSHPLPLENVTREDVVRPSLTPEQALAAAPKAQAERFAVPRILDED, from the coding sequence ATGTCTGCGCTCTCCCGCGACGAGGTAGCCCACGTCGCCATGCTCGCCCGCATCCAACTCACCGACGCCGAGCTCGACCGGCTGGCCGGTCAGCTGGACCAGATCGTCGGCTTCGTCGCGACGGTCGGCGAGATCGCCGCCGACGACACTCCGCCGATGTCGCACCCGCTGCCGCTGGAGAACGTCACCCGTGAGGACGTCGTGCGCCCGAGCCTGACGCCGGAGCAGGCACTGGCTGCCGCACCGAAGGCACAGGCCGAGCGCTTCGCCGTGCCGCGCATTCTGGACGAGGACTGA
- a CDS encoding septum formation family protein yields MRGFLGAGCLALACVGLVGCGGGSGPVAVTSAATQDTAPTTGTVATSSSSSPAQQYVVGQCYRDDGWQLTPCTQPHEKEITAVVDTTRYADDMVMRGVLRTWTCNNVLPGYVGSSTAGFSRIFATSVPTADVPDSDKQIVCAASVDKPDDSGAQTVSYTVRDRIKDKGYVPYRLCTKERPSTTTSDSLTFISCNEPHQAETTGGFVLGSPDGRYPGLKTAQSDATNECLPLDRTYLGVEHTTQVTAYSSITGKTGWERGTTLVGCFIESTKGTFVKPLKGMKHQPLSKFR; encoded by the coding sequence ATGCGCGGGTTCCTCGGAGCGGGCTGCCTGGCGCTGGCGTGCGTCGGCCTCGTAGGGTGCGGCGGCGGCAGCGGGCCGGTCGCGGTCACCAGTGCGGCGACACAGGACACCGCACCCACGACGGGCACCGTCGCGACGAGTTCGAGCAGCTCACCGGCCCAGCAGTACGTGGTCGGCCAGTGCTATCGGGACGACGGCTGGCAGCTCACCCCGTGCACGCAGCCGCACGAGAAGGAGATCACGGCGGTCGTCGACACGACGAGGTATGCCGACGACATGGTCATGCGCGGCGTGCTGCGCACCTGGACCTGCAACAACGTGCTGCCCGGGTATGTCGGCAGCTCCACCGCCGGGTTCTCGCGGATCTTCGCCACGTCGGTGCCCACCGCCGACGTACCGGACTCGGACAAGCAGATCGTGTGCGCCGCGAGCGTGGACAAGCCGGACGATTCGGGCGCGCAAACCGTCTCGTACACCGTGCGCGACCGGATCAAGGACAAGGGTTACGTGCCCTATCGCTTGTGCACGAAGGAACGGCCGAGTACGACCACGTCCGACTCGCTGACCTTCATCTCGTGCAACGAGCCGCACCAGGCGGAGACCACCGGGGGATTCGTCCTCGGCTCCCCGGACGGCCGGTATCCCGGTCTGAAGACGGCCCAGAGCGATGCGACCAACGAGTGTCTGCCGCTCGACCGGACCTATCTCGGCGTCGAGCACACCACCCAGGTCACCGCCTACTCCAGCATCACCGGCAAGACCGGCTGGGAGCGCGGCACCACGCTTGTCGGGTGCTTCATCGAGTCGACCAAGGGCACCTTCGTCAAACCGCTGAAGGGCATGAAACACCAGCCACTGTCGAAGTTCCGGTAG
- a CDS encoding uridine kinase, with protein MDGLTLRERVVTQLLTALQAVRPDEPALIAIDGFDGVGKTYLAQELAALADAATRPILNVSIDGFHRPKAERVAAGLGAEGFYRGSYRYDVFRALVVDAARARQPITPAVWDVDADEAVDVATVDVSSDVIVLVDGIFLQRPELADVWDATVWVDAPLEITVPRGNARFPGTHDPDPEAPVNQRYVGGQRLYLAEADPRSHSTWVFDNTDLERPTLRNRAVEDDRHPHRRQAQQ; from the coding sequence GTGGATGGGCTGACTCTGCGCGAACGCGTGGTGACCCAACTGCTCACCGCGCTGCAAGCGGTCCGGCCGGACGAGCCGGCGTTGATCGCGATCGATGGTTTCGATGGCGTGGGCAAGACATATCTGGCCCAGGAACTCGCTGCTCTGGCGGATGCCGCGACCCGCCCCATCCTCAACGTGAGCATCGACGGGTTCCACCGACCGAAGGCTGAGCGCGTGGCCGCTGGCCTGGGGGCGGAGGGTTTCTACCGCGGTTCCTACCGGTACGACGTGTTCCGCGCGCTCGTGGTGGACGCTGCGCGGGCCCGACAGCCGATCACTCCGGCAGTCTGGGATGTGGACGCCGATGAAGCGGTCGACGTTGCGACGGTCGACGTCTCCTCGGACGTAATCGTCCTGGTGGACGGCATCTTCCTACAACGTCCCGAGCTCGCGGATGTGTGGGACGCCACGGTCTGGGTCGACGCACCACTCGAGATCACCGTGCCCCGGGGCAACGCGCGCTTCCCAGGAACCCATGACCCTGACCCGGAGGCGCCGGTCAACCAACGGTATGTCGGGGGCCAGCGGCTCTACCTCGCCGAGGCGGACCCGCGTTCACACAGCACGTGGGTGTTCGACAACACCGACCTCGAGCGGCCCACGCTGCGCAACCGGGCGGTGGAGGACGACCGGCATCCACATCGCCGACAGGCCCAGCAATGA
- a CDS encoding DUF6278 family protein — protein sequence MSGLWRSWLPGRKHGAARGVGVFGPSSDVDPAQLVELLGECKALRGWAREHDVVLDDTPGSLLGLDQQLDAWSAEPGIGPRLGNEVGCYLGTVIVKNIPGSAWRAWPNGHPVVHLRSGRDLDVIAEAAHRMRSRRRSLSEMYNDVR from the coding sequence GTGTCTGGGTTGTGGCGGTCGTGGTTGCCCGGGCGAAAGCATGGAGCCGCCCGTGGTGTCGGCGTCTTCGGGCCATCCAGTGATGTCGACCCGGCTCAGCTCGTTGAACTGCTGGGTGAGTGCAAGGCGCTGCGCGGATGGGCAAGGGAGCACGACGTCGTCCTGGACGACACTCCCGGCAGCCTGCTCGGGCTGGATCAGCAACTCGACGCATGGAGCGCTGAGCCCGGGATCGGGCCGCGCCTGGGCAACGAGGTCGGCTGTTACCTCGGAACCGTGATCGTCAAGAACATCCCCGGTTCGGCATGGCGAGCGTGGCCGAACGGGCATCCTGTCGTACACCTGCGATCCGGCCGTGACCTCGACGTCATCGCCGAGGCTGCGCATCGAATGCGGTCGCGGCGCAGGAGCCTCAGCGAGATGTACAACGACGTGCGATAG
- a CDS encoding septum formation family protein, whose protein sequence is MALTNHRLTRPILTVATISTVCLGLAACGGGNDSPTVAAPPSTSNTSTAPTTSQTSSSSSAPSTPASETSGSSSAASGDTVAAHFEPGQCYDDTVNWQVTPCNQSHKLEVTAVVKTTKDADDMVKRGVLRTWTCNNAIAAYVGSPTAGFSRILGQPVPSIIDPNSDKEIVCAAAVAKPDDSGYEQITYKLKNRIKDKGYVDYRICTSDRPSKSDSPKIVPCSDPHKAETIGGYVIGKADGKYPGGKAVDQSALKHCVPLAKTYLGTVRGDVIAAANSTGEAGWVKGTTMTACFVEATKGTFLKPLKGMKDKPLSKFQ, encoded by the coding sequence ATGGCTCTGACCAACCACCGACTGACGCGCCCGATACTGACCGTCGCGACCATCAGCACCGTGTGTCTCGGGCTGGCTGCCTGCGGCGGCGGCAACGACTCGCCGACGGTCGCGGCTCCTCCGAGCACGAGCAACACCTCGACGGCCCCGACGACGTCGCAGACCAGCTCTTCGTCGTCGGCGCCGAGCACCCCGGCGTCCGAGACCAGCGGCTCGAGCTCGGCGGCGAGCGGCGACACGGTCGCCGCCCACTTCGAGCCGGGCCAGTGTTATGACGACACCGTCAACTGGCAGGTCACGCCCTGCAACCAGTCGCACAAGCTCGAGGTCACCGCGGTCGTGAAGACCACCAAGGACGCCGACGACATGGTCAAGCGTGGCGTGCTGCGGACCTGGACCTGCAACAACGCCATCGCGGCATACGTCGGCAGCCCCACCGCCGGCTTCTCCCGGATCCTGGGTCAGCCGGTGCCGTCGATCATCGACCCGAACTCCGACAAGGAGATCGTCTGCGCCGCCGCGGTGGCCAAGCCGGACGACTCCGGCTACGAGCAGATCACCTACAAGCTGAAGAACCGCATCAAGGACAAGGGCTACGTCGACTACCGCATCTGCACCAGCGATCGGCCGAGCAAGTCGGACTCACCCAAGATCGTGCCGTGCAGCGATCCGCACAAGGCGGAGACCATCGGCGGCTACGTGATCGGCAAGGCCGACGGCAAGTACCCGGGTGGCAAGGCCGTCGACCAGTCGGCCCTCAAGCACTGTGTGCCGCTGGCCAAGACCTACCTCGGCACGGTCCGCGGCGACGTCATCGCCGCCGCGAACAGCACCGGCGAGGCCGGCTGGGTGAAGGGGACGACGATGACCGCCTGCTTCGTCGAGGCGACCAAGGGCACCTTCCTCAAGCCGCTCAAGGGCATGAAGGACAAGCCGCTGTCCAAGTTCCAGTGA
- a CDS encoding 4a-hydroxytetrahydrobiopterin dehydratase translates to MDMLKDDQIVRAQLADWRKLAQGLHARYLVADFGTGARFVSTVGEAGDAVGHHPRVTIGDGYVDLRLVSPDAIYRTDDGTELVVEWVTQQDVDLARRISGIAAEHGLDADPASVSVMELGLDTQHSETIAPVWAALLTGDPESQGYGSPSDEIRDARGRVPNLWFGDGEDSAQRFHVEVYVAPEAAEQRIAAAVAAGATVVDDSESPSLTVLADQDGNRGVLCVALSPDEAE, encoded by the coding sequence ATGGACATGCTGAAGGATGATCAGATCGTCAGGGCTCAGCTGGCCGACTGGCGCAAGCTGGCACAGGGGTTGCACGCCCGGTACCTCGTTGCGGACTTCGGCACCGGCGCACGATTCGTCAGCACCGTGGGGGAAGCGGGTGACGCCGTCGGGCACCACCCGAGGGTGACGATCGGCGACGGGTATGTCGACCTCCGGCTCGTCAGCCCTGACGCGATCTACCGCACCGACGACGGCACCGAACTCGTCGTCGAATGGGTCACCCAGCAGGACGTCGACCTCGCCAGGCGGATCAGTGGGATCGCTGCCGAGCACGGGCTCGACGCGGACCCGGCCTCGGTGAGTGTCATGGAGCTCGGCCTCGACACCCAGCACTCGGAGACCATCGCCCCGGTCTGGGCGGCGCTGCTCACCGGGGACCCCGAGTCCCAGGGTTATGGCTCACCCAGCGACGAGATCCGCGACGCCCGGGGCCGCGTTCCCAACCTCTGGTTCGGCGACGGCGAGGACTCGGCCCAGCGGTTCCACGTCGAGGTCTACGTCGCACCGGAGGCGGCCGAGCAACGGATCGCCGCAGCGGTCGCCGCGGGTGCGACCGTCGTCGACGACAGTGAGTCCCCGTCGCTCACCGTGCTCGCCGACCAGGACGGCAACAGGGGCGTCCTCTGCGTCGCCCTGTCTCCCGACGAGGCCGAGTAG